One genomic window of Nakamurella panacisegetis includes the following:
- a CDS encoding cobalamin B12-binding domain-containing protein: MTRPIRVVVAKAGLDGHDRGVKVVARALRDAGMEVIYTGLHQTPEQIVAAALAEDADAVGLSVLSGAHMTQFRAVVKLLAEQDAQDIVVFGGGIIPAEDIAELAELGVHGIFTPGASTTDIVSWLRENVAARLEQD; the protein is encoded by the coding sequence ATGACCAGACCGATCCGGGTGGTGGTCGCGAAGGCCGGCCTCGACGGTCACGACCGCGGCGTCAAGGTGGTGGCACGGGCGCTTCGCGACGCCGGCATGGAGGTCATCTACACCGGGTTGCACCAGACGCCGGAGCAGATCGTCGCCGCCGCGTTGGCCGAAGATGCCGACGCGGTAGGTCTCTCGGTCCTCTCCGGAGCCCACATGACGCAGTTCAGGGCGGTGGTGAAGCTGTTGGCCGAGCAGGACGCCCAGGACATCGTGGTGTTCGGGGGCGGCATCATCCCGGCGGAGGACATCGCCGAACTCGCCGAACTCGGCGTGCACGGAATCTTCACCCCCGGAGCATCGACGACGGACATCGTCAGCTGGTTGCGCGAGAACGTCGCGGCTCGGCTGGAACAGGACTGA
- the sucC gene encoding ADP-forming succinate--CoA ligase subunit beta, protein MDLYEYQAKELFAKHGVPGTRGKTATTVDEAEAIAAEYGVPVMVKSQVKIGGRGKAGGVKFSPDVAAARKNAEAILGLDIKGHVTRTVLVTEAADIAEEYYVSYLLDRSNRTYLAMASKDGGMEIEELAVERPEALARVAVDAIVGVDAAKAHEIAVAGRFPEEVRDQVENVLIKLWDVFISEDATLVEVNPLVKTPDGVVLALDGKVSLDDNASFRHPEHAAFVDNAAENPLELAAKEKNLNYVKLDGQVGIIGNGAGLVMSTLDVVAYAGEAHGGVKPANFLDIGGGASATVMANGLEIILGDEEVRAVFVNVFGGITACDAVANGIVQALQILGDEANKPLVVRLDGNNVEEGRRILAEANHPLVTLADTMDEGADKAAELAFAAAK, encoded by the coding sequence GTGGATCTGTACGAATACCAGGCGAAGGAACTCTTCGCGAAGCACGGCGTGCCGGGAACGCGGGGAAAAACCGCGACCACGGTCGACGAGGCCGAGGCGATCGCCGCCGAGTACGGCGTGCCCGTGATGGTGAAGTCCCAGGTGAAGATCGGTGGTCGAGGCAAGGCCGGCGGCGTGAAGTTCTCGCCCGACGTCGCCGCGGCCCGCAAGAACGCCGAAGCGATCCTGGGCCTGGACATCAAGGGCCATGTCACCCGCACGGTGCTGGTCACCGAGGCGGCCGACATCGCTGAGGAGTACTACGTCTCCTACCTGCTCGATCGGTCCAACCGCACCTACCTGGCCATGGCCAGCAAGGACGGCGGCATGGAGATCGAGGAACTCGCCGTCGAGCGCCCGGAAGCCCTGGCTCGTGTCGCGGTCGACGCGATCGTCGGAGTCGACGCGGCCAAGGCGCACGAGATCGCCGTCGCCGGCCGCTTCCCGGAGGAAGTCCGCGACCAGGTCGAGAACGTGCTGATCAAGCTGTGGGACGTCTTCATCTCCGAGGACGCCACCCTGGTCGAGGTGAACCCGCTGGTCAAGACCCCGGACGGGGTGGTGCTGGCACTGGACGGCAAGGTGTCGCTGGATGACAACGCCTCGTTCCGTCACCCGGAGCACGCCGCCTTCGTCGACAACGCAGCCGAGAACCCCCTGGAGCTGGCGGCCAAGGAGAAGAACCTCAACTACGTCAAGCTCGATGGTCAGGTCGGCATCATCGGCAACGGGGCCGGGCTGGTCATGTCCACCCTCGACGTCGTCGCCTACGCCGGCGAGGCCCACGGCGGCGTCAAGCCGGCCAACTTCCTGGACATCGGCGGCGGGGCGAGCGCGACCGTGATGGCCAACGGCCTGGAGATCATCCTGGGCGACGAGGAGGTCCGCGCCGTGTTCGTCAACGTCTTCGGCGGCATCACTGCCTGTGACGCGGTCGCCAACGGCATCGTGCAGGCTCTGCAGATCCTCGGCGACGAGGCCAACAAGCCGCTGGTCGTCCGGCTGGACGGCAACAACGTCGAAGAGGGGCGCCGCATCCTGGCCGAGGCGAACCACCCGCTGGTCACCCTGGCCGACACCATGGACGAAGGCGCCGACAAGGCAGCCGAACTCGCATTCGCGGCTGCGAAGTAA
- the sucD gene encoding succinate--CoA ligase subunit alpha, giving the protein MSIYLNADSKVIVQGITGGEGTKHTALMLKAGTKVVGGVNARKAGTTVQHAGKDGSDVVLPVYGTVVEAVEKTGATVSVVFVPPAFAKAAVIEAIDAGIELLVVITEGIPVQDSATFWQYALDKGSKTRIIGPNCPGIITPGESLVGITPANITGKGPVGLVSKSGTLTYQMMYELRDLGFSTAIGIGGDPVIGTTHIDALAAFEADPETKAIVMIGEIGGDAEERAAAFIKDNVTKPVVGYVAGFTAPEGKTMGHAGAIVSGSAGTAQAKKEALEAVGVKVGKTPSETARLLREVLAG; this is encoded by the coding sequence GTGTCTATCTATCTGAATGCTGATTCCAAGGTCATCGTCCAGGGCATCACCGGCGGCGAGGGCACCAAGCACACCGCATTGATGCTCAAGGCCGGTACCAAGGTCGTCGGTGGCGTCAACGCCCGCAAGGCCGGCACCACGGTGCAGCACGCCGGAAAGGACGGCAGCGACGTCGTCCTCCCCGTCTACGGAACGGTGGTGGAGGCCGTCGAGAAGACCGGCGCCACGGTCTCCGTCGTCTTCGTGCCGCCGGCTTTCGCGAAGGCGGCCGTCATCGAGGCCATCGACGCCGGCATCGAACTGCTGGTCGTCATCACCGAGGGCATCCCGGTGCAGGACTCGGCCACGTTCTGGCAGTACGCCCTGGACAAGGGCAGCAAGACCCGGATCATCGGCCCGAACTGCCCCGGAATCATCACCCCCGGCGAGTCGCTCGTGGGCATCACCCCGGCCAACATCACCGGCAAGGGCCCGGTCGGTCTGGTGTCGAAGTCCGGCACCCTGACCTACCAGATGATGTACGAGCTGCGGGATCTCGGTTTCTCCACGGCAATCGGGATCGGCGGGGACCCGGTCATCGGGACGACCCACATCGACGCCCTGGCCGCGTTCGAAGCCGATCCGGAGACCAAGGCCATCGTCATGATCGGTGAGATCGGTGGCGACGCCGAGGAGCGGGCGGCCGCGTTCATCAAGGACAACGTGACCAAGCCGGTCGTCGGCTACGTCGCCGGGTTCACCGCTCCCGAGGGCAAGACGATGGGCCACGCCGGGGCCATCGTCTCCGGCTCAGCCGGTACCGCGCAGGCCAAGAAGGAGGCCCTCGAGGCCGTCGGTGTCAAGGTCGGCAAGACCCCTTCGGAGACCGCGCGGCTGCTGCGTGAGGTCCTCGCCGGATAG